The Acidobacteriaceae bacterium nucleotide sequence CTTGGGACACAGCACGCAACCTCCGCGTGCGCTGGGACATGCGACAGGCCGGAGTGGTGTTGTGCGTTTATATGGACATGATGGCTCTCTTCCTCGCGCTCTTCCTTCTTCTGTGGCCATTTATCGATCTCGGGGCAGGGTCTCTCTAACCACCGATGAACTCATACGACCAAGGACGCTCGAAATTTGTTATCCGCCAAACCACCGAAACGCTTGCTGCGGCGTCACACATCCTGTGAACTCAGCTCTCGCCTTTTCGATTTCAACGCCCGGTTGGCTGGAAAGCCTCAGTGACGGGCCCAGGCACGCTCTGCTCTTCAATCTCTTCAAGATTGGTGGCGTAAGCGTTACCCCTGTCTTCCTGATCAAGGCGTTCATCTTCCTCGTACTTCTGGTCGGGCTCTCTCATCTTGTGCAGCGCGTTGTGCTTGGTCGCCTGCTCAGGCGGATGCACATATCGGATGGCGCAAAGTTCGCGCTGGGCCGTTTTACCACCTACATCCTCTTCCTCGGTGGTCTCTTCATCGGGGTGCAATCGCTCGGCGTCAACCTTAGTTCGCTTGTCGTCTTCGGCGGTGCTGTGGGCGTCGGAGTTGGCCTCGGCTTGCAGAACGTCGTTTCCAACTTCGTCGCCGGACTCATTCTGCTCATCGAGCAGCCAATTCGTATGGGCGACCGCATCGAGACTGGCGACACGCTCGGCGATGTCGTGCGCATCGCCGCACGCTCTACTTGGGTTCGCACAAACGACAACGTCGTCATCATCGTCCCAAACTCCGAGTTCATCAATAACCCGGTCACAAACTGGACAGCGAACGATCCGAACGTGCGCATAAGCATCGACGTAGGTGTGGGCTACAACTCCTCACCCGAACGCGTGCGCATCATCCTGCTGCAAGCAGCACAATCCAACGAGAGCGTACTCGTTCATCCTCTCCCTGACGTCCTCTTCACCGGCTTCGGGGACAACAGCCTTAACTTCACGCTGCGCGTCTGGACCGCGAACGCGCATACGCCAACGATCCTTAAATCCGAGCTCTACTTCGACCTCTTCCGCCGCTTCACCGAAGCTGGCATCGAGCTCCCCTTCCCTCAGCGCGACCTGCACATACGCTCGTCAGATATCCCGCTGCCGTTCCCAGGCCCAGAGAGCAAAGAGTAGAGCAACGCAGAGGAGGCGCTCCTGGGAGCGCCTCCTCTGCGTTGCCTTGTTGTTCCTTAGTGTCCGGAAAACATGTCGTTAAACTGCTTCACGAACGCGTGCTCGTTCGGCCCTGCATTGTTGCGCAGCGGCAATACACGCTCCACCAGAATCTCATCGTGGCCTTCGTTTAACAGCTTCATCGTTTCAGCAATGTACTCATCCAGCGGCATCGCACGCGGATCAGCCTTTTGATGCTCTCCCATTAGTTCGGTCTGCACATACGGCGGCGCAATTTCAATCACCTTCACACTCGATCCCTGCAACAGATACCGCTGCGAGAGTGCATACGAATGGATCGCCGCCTTCGTCGCGTTGTAGGTAGCCGTCGGTGCCAGCGGAGTGAACGCAAGCCCTGAGGTAACGTACGCAATCGCCGCTGCAGGCTGAGCCTTTAAGTGCTCAATGAACGCCGACGTGATGCGGATCGGTCCCAGCAGATTGGTCGTCACGATCGACGTGACCTGCTTGTCATCGACAGGCTTGTCCACGCCGTCCATGCTCATGATGCCGGCGTTGTTAATCACCGTATTCAGCGACGGGAACTTCGCGATCAACTCCTTCGCAACAGAAGCAATGCTCTCAGGGCTTTCAACATCAAGCACGATCGAGTGCATGCCGGGGTTCGCCGCCGTCACCTCATCCAGCTTGTCCTTGCGACGGCCGGAGATGATTACCGTGTTGCCAGCCTTCTGCGAAGCCTCTGCCAGCGCGCGTCCAATGCCCGATCCGCCGCCTGTAATGAAAATCGTATTTCCTGTGTGCTTCATAACTTTGCTCCGTTCTGCATCGGCATTCCCCGGTGCTAGGATGAATCTAACGCCTACACTCTCTTTTGGGAAGTAGGCACTATTTTCTTTCATAGTTACCTAAAGGAGAGCGTCCATTGCCCGCCAACAAGGTCAAAGGTCACGCAGCCGTCTGCCCTATTACAAACCCGCGAGTTGAAGCCCTCGTTACAGAGATCATCGGCCGCGTCGCCGACAAGTGGACCATGCTCATGCTCGAAGCTCTCGAAGAGCACGGCACGCTC carries:
- a CDS encoding mechanosensitive ion channel, producing the protein MNSALAFSISTPGWLESLSDGPRHALLFNLFKIGGVSVTPVFLIKAFIFLVLLVGLSHLVQRVVLGRLLRRMHISDGAKFALGRFTTYILFLGGLFIGVQSLGVNLSSLVVFGGAVGVGVGLGLQNVVSNFVAGLILLIEQPIRMGDRIETGDTLGDVVRIAARSTWVRTNDNVVIIVPNSEFINNPVTNWTANDPNVRISIDVGVGYNSSPERVRIILLQAAQSNESVLVHPLPDVLFTGFGDNSLNFTLRVWTANAHTPTILKSELYFDLFRRFTEAGIELPFPQRDLHIRSSDIPLPFPGPESKE
- a CDS encoding SDR family NAD(P)-dependent oxidoreductase, which gives rise to MKHTGNTIFITGGGSGIGRALAEASQKAGNTVIISGRRKDKLDEVTAANPGMHSIVLDVESPESIASVAKELIAKFPSLNTVINNAGIMSMDGVDKPVDDKQVTSIVTTNLLGPIRITSAFIEHLKAQPAAAIAYVTSGLAFTPLAPTATYNATKAAIHSYALSQRYLLQGSSVKVIEIAPPYVQTELMGEHQKADPRAMPLDEYIAETMKLLNEGHDEILVERVLPLRNNAGPNEHAFVKQFNDMFSGH